Genomic window (Phragmites australis chromosome 5, lpPhrAust1.1, whole genome shotgun sequence):
TTTTCATTAAAGCAGAAATTTACAAGAATGAGTCGTAGACTCAAAGTGGAAAGACTCTAAGCTAATCCAAGTCGAATTAGAAAACTGTCTCAATCCAAGATTCTATGGTTACTTTTACAGCTGGTTTAGCCCTATGgataaccagcaacatctcctCTTTTAAGGTATGCTTCCAACGTTCAAAAGACAGCGCACCATTGTAAAAAATGATACAGTTATGAAGTGTCCAGGTAGACCAGCAAGCAAGAATTAAAATCTCTCTGAAAATAGGAGAAGCGAatgatgtcgcccctcttcAATCTCTCTTTTAGAAGCGTGGCAAGTATGAAGAAATTGCAAAAGCCCAGGATATACAATCTTGAATAGTGCGCCCTTTGATGAAACCATATTGGTTCTCATGAACCACCgagatatattttaacttacCAGAATCCAAGGGAAGTGATCTTCAAAAATCATTAACTAGTATACAAAGTGGAGCCTTTTCTTGTACAACTCTAGTGAGTTATCAGTTTGTCATGGATTTCAACTCAACTGAGACTGGTCATAAGTATTAGCTGCAGAAATAAAAAAGGACTCTGGTAACTTTTTAAGTTGCATGATAGATGGAACCGGTCCAAACTTTCAGAAGAGCCTTTTAGGTTTGTAGAACTCAAACCATAATGATGAAATCAAGCGCTTTTCCTGTGCATGTAGTGTTGTCATGAAAACCTGTATGATTCTGTGCCTCAGCTGTAACATTGCGGACTGACATGCATGCAGTTATTCTCTATTTTAGTTTGCGGTATGGTTTTTGTGTTtatttctttgcttcttttaTAAGAACCAAACTAAGATTGAGTTTAAAAGATTATCATGGAAATTCAGATCTTGGCAGGTGTCCTGTTATTCTTCTTAAGCTTGACAATCGGTTCTCAATTATGTTCACATCTATCTCTTATGTAACAACATGACAACCATAGAGGTAAGTTAGTACAATTTGGTATGAGTATTCCAGACTTCCATCCACCACATAGCTTCTTGGTACCATGATTGATTTTTTTACTGCTCATTAACATCAGTGCCGAGAGGCTGTAAGAGCAAAGTGGCTTGCAAAGAAGAGTGGACAGAACTATCACCATCGGTTCCATCTTGGCACGAGAAGAACATTCAAATGGTACTGTTTGTATAAAAACGATGCATAACATCGGAAACTTACCCTTAAAACCATCATTATTATTTCTGTTCCGGAGTCTTCGACTTTGGCTTTGGCGATTTAGATCAGTTTACACAGTTCGACTGTTGAATTTTATTCTTGTTTTCCTTTGCTACTCCTTTTGACTGAATCTTTGGATCTATTTGTAACAGATCATGGGTCCTAACATTCTTTGCTGGCTTTGCCCTACTGCGACCGGGCATCTGAAGCGAGTTCCAAATCAGAAACAACTGATCGGATGTTCATTTGCAAGTTCATTTGTTGACCAAGTTGTTGCTCTTCCATTGGCTTTCTTGTCAGCCAGCACAAGCGGTAGAAATCTCCACATTTACCCCAATCGTGTAACACCATGTATAGCTTCCTTCCTCCTCCCAATCCCCATGTATTTTAgttttgaaacaaaaaaatcaacatGTATCATGTTCAACTAGGTGGCGTTTGGCAACTGAAAAAAGAGGGGtggaataggaaaaaaaaaatgaatggaggGTTATGATAGAAGCTGATAGAGAGGTAAATAACTGAGATTGAATTTCACTGATCACATCCCTTTCCCTTTCCTATTTCAACCTACATCCAAACTGCACCCTAATGTGTATGTGTAGAGTGGTTTGAGTTTGAGCATTTTATGTACTGAAACAGTGAGTTTCGAAATTAATCAGAATTTGTTTTGCGATCAATATGAGATGTGAAAAATGGAAGAGAAAGCAAATTGTCTATGTTCATTTCTGGTAGTGCTGGCCCCACCTGCAGTGACACAAGTCGGCAAAGAAAATAATGCAACTACAGGAGAAACAAATACGGCATCATGCCAGAAAGAAACAAGCCGAGAAAAGTCCACGTCTCTTGCTCCCACGTCGGCAATGGCCCCTGCCCCTGcctacgccgccgccgccgccggcgcagcggcggcggcggcgctgtcCCACGTTCGAGTTCGTGGCACCCGCGCTCCCCCACACCGTCTCTCCTTTCCCTCCAAATCGCCACCCCCGTGGGCCGCGATCTCGCTGCCTCCGGGGCCTCGCCACGCGGCTCCGGCGGCAACCGCGTCTGAGGACagggtggaggaagaggagggtcCGGCGTGGGTGGAGCTGGAGCCCATCAGCAGCGAGCAGCAACTGGACCGGGCTCTCACGGAGGCGCAGCAGCTCGACCTTCCCATCGTCCTGCTCTGGTAACTCCGCTGTCCTAGAATTTCAGATGAGGATTGATTAGTAACGGCAGTAACATTGGTTTCCGATTTCTATGGTGAAAAATGATCGTTATTAGTGTACCAATCTGCGATGTTGGATGAAATGGTCGATGAAAGAAGGGTTAGTTTCTTGGATTAGGTGGTCATTGTTGGACTACATATTTACTCCAGCATCTTGGATGAAATAGGGATTATCTGCGACTCATATGGTCAGGCGCTTCCTAGCCTGGTTTATTGTCCTTCCTGTGGTTGGAATTTGGATGAATGATCTTCATCGGTATATCGCATGAAATGATCAATACGCATGGTGTTTTAAGAGCACATGTTTGTATGCATAAGTCTTATTTACTTCTTTTAGTTATatctaccttttcttttcttctggtGATGTTTTAGCTTTTCTGTATTGGTGTCTATCCCTGAGGAGCCAAATGTGGAGCCAAAGGCCATTTTTTTTATATCCTGTATGTGTTGCACCCTATGGTTTAGATTATGCTCTCCTGGTTCTTCTGAATTGTTCAGTGATCAGCAGGTTGCTTACCTGTATTGACTTTGCCATATAAATAACGGTGTCATTTCTTCAAATTATTGGCTATTTAACTCATACATATGATTGAAGGTAGGTACTCCAGCCATACTTATTTAATGTAAAAAATGTGCACCTTATCATTTTCACATCAATTTCAACCGCAGGTTCTATATGCAATAAAAAGCTAAGTTGTATGATAAACATATTATCAGTGTCAAATTGTATCTCAAGTAGTTCCTATAGCAGCGACTGTCAAAACTTTCCCTAGCATCTTTCAGCTAATGCCAGAATTCATACCAAGCTTTGCAATTTGTAGGATGGCGACTTGGTGCAGAAAATGTATATATCTGAAGCCTAAGCTTGAGAAATTGGCCGCGGAATACCATCCAAGGTTAGAGAATTTTTCCCAGTTCAACAAAGTACCCCACCACTTGAGTTGTTGACAAATTGATGATCTCCATGAGAACTTGTCATGCAGAATCCGGTTCTACTGTGTCGATGTCAATGCTGTTCCACAGAAGCTTGTGAGCCGTGCAGGAGTAACAGTAAGTCTTTCCATGCACTATGTTGATAAATATATCAGGAAACTTCTTTACACCCAATTATGCCTCTTATTGTAAAAATCAAAGGTATCTCTAAAcctcttgtttctttttgaGAAGCTTCTAGAATTCCTTTCTTGTGCTTCTTTCCCTGTTGTGGTGGAAATGTTTCCTCTAGCGGCCCTGGAAACTTTATTGCCAGTTGCCAGCTTTCTGCAACTTGCACATAAGTTTTTCCTAGCCTTATCCTCTACCTCTGGTAACAGAGTACCATATCAAACATCCTCCAATGATGTATTTGGTCTCTTCTTAGCTTGTCCTGCTGCAGTTACACATATACAGAGTTGACAAATTGGATCCTTAGTATATTTGTTAAATTAATTTAATCACTAATGCCTTCTTTTGTCCAACTTGTGCCATCTGTAATGCGGAGCTGGAGCAGAAGATGCCTTCTATACAGGTACAACTTAGGTTTGTTTCCTTCTTCATGGTTTCCATCATGCTATTGTCCATCCTTAGGACGGTTTTGTCCCATGCAGCTGTGGAGTGACTCCCAGAAACAGGCCGAGGTGATAGGTGGGCACAAATCTTGGCTGGTAATGGATGACATCCGGAAGATGATCGAGCGGGAGGAATGATCGAGCTTGTCTTTTAGCGTAACAATATCGTTCGAAGGAAAGATAATTCAGTATTGATATTTGCTCATGGATTGAGCCATACGTCAGGTCCTGTATTGACAAATTAGCATCCATGGTCAGAGGCGCCACAATTCATCGATTCATCATCATACATAAACACTCAGGGCAGCACTTCTTGGAGCCTCTGTTGGTGGAAGAATGATGAAATTTAGCTACTGGTGGCTGCATTCTTGTGATGTCCTTGATGTATCCATGTGTATTATATGGAATTTGTCCTATCAAAATAATTCAATATGGCAAAACTTGTTGCCTATGTACTGATTGGCCTTGATATTAGCCATTGGATAATAATATTGAGTCAATGACTTTTCTGAATACATGTTGAAGTGGTGTGGCCATGCTGTCCACCCTGAACTACTCAATGCTGTTATTGAATCAAAAGACTGTGTGTGTGCTCAGCTTATTTATTTGGGAAGTGGCAGCAGGTTCCCTTGTTTGCTTAATTTGCTCCCTGCGCACTTTTAATATTGGGTGCCCGAGAATGTACTTTTTTCTCAACCACAAACAATATCCAATGCCTTTCTTGTGCCGTGTTTTCTTAACATCATCGCAACCTCAGCACTATTGTGTGTCACAATTTTATAAACGCAATAGGGCAGTCGCTTCGTCTCTTCATTTCCATGCCTACCATTTAGCTCCTTCAGATATATTGTttctttcacaaaaaaaaaagagatatatGCTCGTTTGACTTGCCAGTCAAATAGTGTTTCCGCTCATAAAATCAAGGCAAACATTGTGTTTTCGCTCTGGCCCCACCGCAAACAGATGAATGTGGTGCCCACTTATCAGCCACAGTAACACGGTACAACCAGCGTTCTTAAAACAAGCAACATATGAATGAGGGAGATTAGCAACAACGCACGTGAAATCAGTAATATTATGATGGGGCAAAAAATCatggaaaaataattaaaaacaaaaaaatctgATGATGCATATCTAAAGTTTCTTAAATTAAGatagcaaaaatatatttatcttgcATAGGGAAAGGAAATAGCacataaagaaaatgaaatgaaatggcATGGGTTCGAGCAAACCTGTGACGTGCAACATAGTGAAACGGGCTCGGAGTTAGATGCGATCATGCGAGACATAAGAGGTGATTAATTGTTGCCTGGAAGAGAGGATCAAGGAATTTGATTACACTTTGTAATTAGTGAGATTCAAGTACAAATTTAAGTCGTGTGATTAAGACTTGTAGACATTATATATCAAAAACTCTTCTATCACTCTTATATTCTATATCTAATTATgatttttagataaaaatagattttcCAGCCGAGGTACATTAGGCACCGACCACCAGCTTGGGAGTCCATGTGACTAACCATCCGGACTAGAACCCCTCCCGTTCTATATCTAATTAGTATTATTATAGAAGATATAGAGGATTCTAGTTGTTGATATGgtagaagaaaataataatgtATTAATACTTATTAACATTAATAGCGTATATTAATTGCAAGTTTTCAAATTGATTAGAAGTTTCTTAACAATTGAGGTGAGGAGATGAGATTAACTTTAACTATGGACTATTTTATCGTGTAAGATGTACGGTGgagaatatttgaatttgttgtAATTCGTCCattttatagaaatatagataaattatattttgttCTTGAAAAAGAATCTGTTTCAAACAAAGTAAAGATACATATCACGTCGATTTTAATTTCTCGCTCGATATTCTTCAAAACTTTACTTCTACGTCATATACGTATGAACTACCTTCATGGCTTCATGACAGTATCTGGTGCGTATAATACGGCGCTCTGAGATTAGTGCAGGCGTCGATCGGACGGTGGGGGCATACTCCAGAGGCGGCCACGCCTACCGGTCTCCAGGGGTGGAAGAAAAGGCCAGACGTCGCTTTCTGTTTCCTCCTCTGCTCCTTTCCCATTTGTCTCGTCCCTGCGCCTcctcgcctccctctcctctccggGCGCAGCAGCCGCTTCCAGAAATTCCCCAATCCCCAAACCCTAAATAAATCCCCTCGTCAGAGCAGTCCTCACCAGAATCCATCTGCTGAATCCAAACATCGTCGTCGTTACTGGAGGCGCGAGGCGTTCCTCTGGATGGGAAGGCGGCTGGCGCTTTGGATTCCGTAGTGGATTGAAGGTGCTCGCGGGGTGGGCTCGACTCGACCGGTGGCTGTTTGATGCTGAAGCCGTTCTAAAGGTGAGATTTTTATCGGCTTCGCTTAGTTTCTCGATCGATTCACCTGCTAGGAGATGGGATGCTGTGCGATGTTTTATCTTTTCTGTTTATCTCTTTTAGTTGGGCTAGTGAATGTTTGATTGTTTCATCCCGTggattaggattttttttctctcaagtTTTAATCGGGGATTCGTCAGAAAGTTTGGGTTTTCAGTGACTTCTAGTGTTTGTTTATTCGTTCTGGGGTAACTTGATGCTGCAGCTCCTTACTTCCCTTAAAGGTGGAACTTTTCCCGGTTCTTTGATAGAATAAACGGCGAAAACTTAAAATTGAAGCGATTTCTTATTTTCTCTAAGCTGGTTTTCTCTTAAAACGCATCCGATCGTTCTTTCAATTGAATTCATGCATAACTTCGTATTACTACTCAATCAGGCAATTGTATGCAAGCTTGGGCACGCAAATATTAATAAGTATCTGCTTGCTGGTTTAGGCTTTGCGCAGAAGGGAGGCAAGAAGGAAGGAAGCAAATTGAGACTAAGCGATGGCGCCGTCTCCAGCAGCAGTGGCTGGCCCCACCTTTGAGGACCTTGAGCGTGACCTGCAGGCAGTTTTGATGGACCAGAACCACATGTCGGCTGCCGATGAGCTCAGCATGTTCCGTAGTGGCAGCGCTCCCCCCACTGTCGAGGGCTCTCGCACTGCCATTCGGGCGCTCTGTTCACCGGCTCATGTCAACAGCCTCAGTGGTGGCAGCAGTAGCGGCACTGGTGTTGACATGCTCACTGAGGAGGAGATAAGGTCGCACCCAGCATATCTGTCATACTACTATTCTAATGAGCACTTCAACCCAAGGTTTCCACCGCCAATGGTGTCGAAGGAGGACTGGCGTGCCGCGCAGCGGTTCCAGGTTGTATCAGGAGGTATTGGGGATAGAAGGAGGAGGCCCTCAGATGTTGGGAGTGGAAACTCGCTGTTCTCAATGCAGCCAGGGGCACATGAGAATGGTGGAGAGAAGGTGCTTCTGAGTGATAGAATGGGGAGAGGTGAAAGGAATGGGCTTGCACGGCAGCAGTCATCGGAGTGGCTTGGCAGGGGCACTGATGGGCTCATCGGGTTGTCAGATGTCAATGCCCTTGGGTCTCAACGCAAGAGCTTTGCTGATGCATTGCAGGTTTGGAAGATCTTTCATCATTGGTTTTTATTTTCTCTGTTACTGTATTTAAACTTCAGTAGAAGCAGACACTCTCGATGAATGGAATTAAATTACTATGTGATGTTCACTGACTATGTAGCTATAGGTATTCTCTGTTGATCTGTTTGGGGTGGTATGCATATATGAAATTGACGGATTATTCAGATCGCCTTGCAAATCATACTTCTAGTAACACTAAATTCCACCATAGTTATGTTCACTGCTGAACTTGATGGATGGAAGGGTGACTGTATTTTGTTTTGTGCCTGCTATTATCATGTGAAACTTCTCGCATAGATACTGATAGGCTGCTACTACAATGCATTACCACTATATCTATTACAGCATCTGGCATTGTGTTTCCTTGTTTTTTCTCATCTGATTATCTGAAATGGTTTCAATGGCAGGAAAATATTAGCCGTCCTGCTGCTACAGCCGGTCATTTTTCACGTTCTAATAGCCGCAATGCTCTTGAGAGCCCAAATCCAATCAGGCCCTCTGATTCATCCAAAGCACAACTGCAGAACAGATCAGAATCCATGAATGGCCTGCGATCCGGATCCGCTTCACCCAGTCTTGCTAGGGTGCAAAGTCTAGGTTCATCAATGTCTCATACCTTTGCTTCTGCTGTAGGCTCATCTATCTCAAGAAGCACCACCCCTGACCCCCAGCTGATTCGGAGGACTCCAAGCCCTTGCCTTCCTCCAGTTGGAGTTCGGATGGGAAATTCTGATAAAAAGGTTGAAGCTACAGCTGTTGCCTCACTTAATCATGATGGTGCTGACATTGCAGCAATTCTGTCTAACTTAAGCCTATCTGGAAATGAGATGTCGAATGTGGAAACTGAAGTGCAGCATCATGTTTACCAGAACTTTGGTGATCAGAAAGATGTGCTGTTTAATTTACCGAAGGAGCATAGGAAATTTTCACAGCAAAACTTAACTCAAAATACTGATGAAGACTTGCTTATTGCCCCTGAATATGCAGTTTTTCCAAATGGGGGAAGTAACTTCAGTAAGCTAGCATCTCATAGCAATACCAAGTTTCCTATGCAATCACCACATGGTACTGCCCATGAGAAAAGATCTTTGATGAGCTCAACTGGATCAGTTCCTCACTACCAGAATCTCAGTGGTGATAGCCCTAGCATTGATTTATCTGGACGGCATACACAGACTCATGCAGGCGGTTTTGCTTCCTCCATGCTGAACAATCAACTGAATTCTGGTACACTGAATccccgtcccccccccccccccccctctctctctctctctctcagacacacacacacacacacacacacactcaatCATTCACTCACCTTTTGAACTGTATTTTCATGTCCAGATGGTGAATATGGCAACCTTCTTTTGAACCAAGGGGGATCCAGTTTTCAGGGCCTACCAACAGAGACAATGTATGCGCAGTACTTGCAGGCAAACCTTGATCCCCCCCTTGGTGCAACTGTAAGCATGAGCCCTTTCCAAGGGAGGAGTTTTACTGGTTCAGGACACCTGGATAGTCCTGGATACCAAAATGCTTATCTTGGGTCATTACTTGCCCAGCAAAAGCTACAGTATGGGATGGCGTACCTGGGAAAGTCTGGTGCTCTTAATCCAAATATTTATGGCAATGATCCTGCATTTGGTATGGGAACGACATATCTAACAAGTCCACCATCTAGTCCTTTTATCTCATCTCCTCAAGGCCATGTCAGGCAAGGAGAGCGGCAAACTCAAAGTCCATCCATGGTGAGGAGCACTGCTGGAGGATCCACGGTATCATGGAATTCAGAGAATGGTCTGATGGATAACGGTTATGGGTCCTCCCTGCTGGAGGAATTCAAAACCAACAAAACTAGATCTTTTGAGCTGTTAGATATTGTAGGTTATGTGGTAGAGTTCAGGTAATATTCCTTGGAATTCCAACAGAGTCAAGTTGCTTTGTTTATATATTAAGCTTATATGGTTCTATCTCTCACCTTGCAGTTCGGATCAGTATGGGAGTCGCTTTATACAGCAGAAACTAGAAACTG
Coding sequences:
- the LOC133920109 gene encoding pumilio homolog 1-like, with product MAPSPAAVAGPTFEDLERDLQAVLMDQNHMSAADELSMFRSGSAPPTVEGSRTAIRALCSPAHVNSLSGGSSSGTGVDMLTEEEIRSHPAYLSYYYSNEHFNPRFPPPMVSKEDWRAAQRFQVVSGGIGDRRRRPSDVGSGNSLFSMQPGAHENGGEKVLLSDRMGRGERNGLARQQSSEWLGRGTDGLIGLSDVNALGSQRKSFADALQENISRPAATAGHFSRSNSRNALESPNPIRPSDSSKAQLQNRSESMNGLRSGSASPSLARVQSLGSSMSHTFASAVGSSISRSTTPDPQLIRRTPSPCLPPVGVRMGNSDKKVEATAVASLNHDGADIAAILSNLSLSGNEMSNVETEVQHHVYQNFGDQKDVLFNLPKEHRKFSQQNLTQNTDEDLLIAPEYAVFPNGGSNFSKLASHSNTKFPMQSPHGTAHEKRSLMSSTGSVPHYQNLSGDSPSIDLSGRHTQTHAGGFASSMLNNQLNSDGEYGNLLLNQGGSSFQGLPTETMYAQYLQANLDPPLGATVSMSPFQGRSFTGSGHLDSPGYQNAYLGSLLAQQKLQYGMAYLGKSGALNPNIYGNDPAFGMGTTYLTSPPSSPFISSPQGHVRQGERQTQSPSMVRSTAGGSTVSWNSENGLMDNGYGSSLLEEFKTNKTRSFELLDIVGYVVEFSSDQYGSRFIQQKLETASTEEKNMVFPEILPHARTLMTDVFGNYVIQKFFEYGTDTQKKQLASLLKGYVLQLSLQMYGCRVIQKALEVVDVEQQTQMASELDGSIMKCVRDQNGNHVIQKCIECIPQERIRFVISAFYGHVVELSMHPYGCRVIQRVLEHCDDESTQNVMMEEIMQYVVTLTEDQYGNYVIQHVLQHGKPEERSAIITQLAGQIVKMSQQKFASNVVEKCLTFGSPEERQILINEMLGTTDENVPLQAMMKDQFANYVVQKVLETCDDKNRELILSRIKVHLNALKRYTYGKHIVARVEKLIAAGERRIGAASSS
- the LOC133920107 gene encoding uncharacterized protein LOC133920107 isoform X3 — translated: MEEKANCLCSFLVVLAPPAVTQVGKENNATTGETNTASCQKETSREKSTSLAPTSAMAPAPAYAAAAAGAAAAAALSHVRVRGTRAPPHRLSFPSKSPPPWAAISLPPGPRHAAPAATASEDRVEEEEGPAWVELEPISSEQQLDRALTEAQQLDLPIVLLWMATWCRKCIYLKPKLEKLAAEYHPRTCHAESGSTVSMSMLFHRSL
- the LOC133920107 gene encoding thioredoxin M4, chloroplastic-like isoform X2, whose translation is MEEKANCLCSFLVVLAPPAVTQVGKENNATTGETNTASCQKETSREKSTSLAPTSAMAPAPAYAAAAAGAAAAAALSHVRVRGTRAPPHRLSFPSKSPPPWAAISLPPGPRHAAPAATASEDRVEEEEGPAWVELEPISSEQQLDRALTEAQQLDLPIVLLWMATWCRKCIYLKPKLEKLAAEYHPRIRFYCVDVNAVPQKLVSRAGVTKMPSIQLWSDSQKQAEVIGGHKSWLVMDDIRKMIEREE
- the LOC133920107 gene encoding thioredoxin M4, chloroplastic-like isoform X1, giving the protein MEEKANCLCSFLVVLAPPAVTQVGKENNATTGETNTASCQKETSREKSTSLAPTSAMAPAPAYAAAAAGAAAAAALSHVRVRGTRAPPHRLSFPSKSPPPWAAISLPPGPRHAAPAATASEDRVEEEEGPAWVELEPISSEQQLDRALTEAQQLDLPIVLLWMATWCRKCIYLKPKLEKLAAEYHPRIRFYCVDVNAVPQKLVSRAGVTLEQKMPSIQLWSDSQKQAEVIGGHKSWLVMDDIRKMIEREE